Proteins encoded by one window of Salvia splendens isolate huo1 chromosome 7, SspV2, whole genome shotgun sequence:
- the LOC121742495 gene encoding myb family transcription factor IPN2-like codes for MFHPKKASSMNSPMCDSGLVLTTDPKPRLRWTVELHERFVDAVTQLGGPDKATPKTIMRVMGVKGLTLYHLKSHLQKFRLGKQPHKDFNDHSIKDASSLELQRNNASSSGMMGRSMNEMQMEVNRRLHEQLEVQRHLQLRIEAHGKYMQTILEKACQTVLAGDNKSAAGPTLNFPTLQDLNMYGSSDHLHHQSMEMESFIDKKRSTPYTGKSPLVWADDLRLQELGTASCLDDQIGPLSVDRGSDIDSVSDIYETKPMLSGGHDHKKYDVKMDRPSPTPPRTVAISAGGMRSSPFG; via the exons ATGTTCCACCCAAAGAAGGCATCAAGTATGAATTCTCCCATGTGCGACTCTGGTCTCGTCCTCACCACTGATCCCAAGCCTCGTCTTCGCTGGACTGTCGAGCTTCATGAGCGCTTTGTCGACGCCGTCACCCAGCTCGGCGGCCCTGACA AAGCGACGCCGAAGACCATCATGAGAGTTATGGGGGTTAAGGGTCTCACGCTTTACCATCTCAAGAGCCATCTTCAG AAATTTAGGCTGGGAAAGCAGCCTCACAAGGATTTCAATGATCACTCCATCAAAGATG CTTCATCTCTTGAACTGCAAAGAAACAATGCATCGTCCTCCGGGATGATGGGGCGAAGCATGAATGA GATGCAAATGGAGGTGAACAGAAGACTCCACGAGCAATTAGAG GTGCAGAGACACCTGCAGCTCCGAATTGAAGCTCACGGCAAATACATGCAAACAATTCTCGAAAAAGCTTGCCAAACAGTCCTCGCCGGCGACAACAAGTCGGCGGCGGGTCCCACTCTCAACTTCCCTACCCTCCAAGACCTCAATATGTACGGCAGCAGCGACCATCTCCACCACCAAAGCATGGAGATGGAGTCCTTTATTGACAAAAAGAGGTCCACTCCTTACACCGGCAAAAGCCCCTTGGTCTGGGCCGACGATCTCCGGCTGCAAGAGCTCGGCACCGCGTCGTGCCTCGACGATCAGATCGGCCCTCTCTCGGTCGACCGTGGCAGCGATATCGACTCGGTTTCGGATATCTATGAGACCAAGCCGATGCTGTCGGGAGGTCATGATCATAAGAAATACGATGTGAAGATGGATCGGCCTTCGCCGACGCCGCCGCGGACGGTGGCGATCAGCGCCGGAGGGATGCGGAGCTCGCCTTTCGGGTGA
- the LOC121811404 gene encoding uncharacterized protein LOC121811404, which yields MASRSGRKQRWCPQPLTPLMEGPDFGMEDHEGNKKESSWEIIREWFRIQRNVDSLSSSPMSLYGSHIPPAQRQDLRLLLGVLGCPLAPIPISNNPDSTLHIRDIPLETSTAYYTIQQYLAAAGCLKQQHCAKNMYASGMVKLIRCETEISTGKNVKTMGSRTGENGCFVLWRMSPEMWSLELAVAGNKVVAGSDGKIVWRHTPWLGTHAAKGPQRPLRRIIQGLEPKSTAGLFGKAQCLGEKRIGDDECFVLKVGADREAVMERNEGPAEVIRHVLYGYFSQRSGLLIYMEDSHLTRVHSEGLDTVYWETTIGSSIADYRGVDGLLIAHQGRTVATVFRFGDSSMEHSRTRMEELWTINDVVFDVPGLSADSFIPPADIFHTISP from the exons ATGGCGTCGCGGAGTGGGAGAAAACAGCGGTGGTGTCCGCAGCCGCTGACACCGCTAATGGAAGGCCCTGATTTCGGAATGGAAGATCACGAAGGAAACAAAAAGGAGAGCTCGTGGGAAATTATTCGAGAGTGGTTTAGAATACAGAGAAATGTAGACAGCTTATCATCTTCACCAATGTCCTTGTACGGCTCCCATATTCCACCCGCGCAGCGCCAGGATTTGCGCCTTTTGCTGGGGGTTTTGGGGTGTCCCCTCGCCCCCATTCCCATCTCCAACAATCCCGATTCCACCCTCCACATTAGAGACATCCCTCTC GAAACCTCCACCGCATACTACACAATCCAGCAATACCTGGCGGCGGCGGGCTGCCTCAAGCAGCAGCACTGCGCCAAGAACATGTACGCCTCGGGGATGGTGAAGCTAATCCGCTGCGAGACGGAGATTTCGACGGGGAAGAATGTGAAGACGATGGGGTCTCGGACCGGGGAGAATGGGTGCTTCGTGCTGTGGCGGATGTCGCCGGAGATGTGGTCGCTGGAGCTCGCCGTCGCCGGGAACAAGGTGGTGGCCGGAAGCGACGGCAAGATCGTGTGGCGGCACACGCCGTGGCTCGGGACGCATGCAGCCAAAGGCCCTCAGCGCCCGCTGCGTCGCATTATTCag GGACTGGAGCCGAAGAGCACGGCGGGGCTATTCGGGAAGGCGCAATGCCTGGGCGAGAAGCGGATCGGAGACGACGAGTGCTTCGTGCTGAAAGTGGGGGCAGACAGGGAGGCAGTGATGGAGCGGAACGAAGGGCCCGCGGAGGTCATCCGGCACGTGCTGTACGGATACTTCAGCCAGAGGAGCGGCCTCCTGATCTACATGGAGGACTCCCACCTGACGAGGGTCCACTCCGAGGGCCTCGACACCGTCTACTGGGAGACTACCATCGGCAGCAGCATCGCAGACTACAGAGGCGTCGATGGCCTCCTAATCGCCCACCAGGGGAGGACCGTCGCCACCGTCTTCCGCTTCGGCGACTCCTCAATGGAGCATTCGAGGACAAGAATGGAGGAACTTTGGACCATTAACGACGTCGTTTTTGACGTCCCTGGCCTTTCCGCCGATTCCTTTATTCCTCCCGCCGATATCTTCCACACGATATCGCCTTAA